The Clostridium beijerinckii genomic sequence AATATGCAATGTTCCCACAAAATATTAAAAACTATTTAGAAGGGAGATATTAAAATGAATAAATTAGTAAAATTAACAGATTTAAAGCGCATTTTCAAAGATGGTATGACAATTATGGTTGGGGGTTTTTTAGATTGTGGAACTCCTGAAAATATTATAGATATGCTAGTTGATTTAAATATAAAAAATCTGACTATTATAAGCAATGATACAGCTTTTCCTAATAAAGGAATAGGAAAACTTATTGTAAATGGTCAAGTTTCTAAAGTAATTGCTTCACATATTGGAACTAATCCTGAAACTGGAAAAAAAATGAGCTCTGGTGAACTTAAAGTTGAGCTTTCCCCACAAGGAACACTGATTGAAAGAATTCGTGCAGCTGGATCTGGACTCGGAGGTGTATTAACTCCAACTGGACTTGGGACTATCGTTGAAGAAGGTAAGAAAAAAGTTACTATCGATGGCAAAGAATATCTATTAGAACTTCCTTTATCTGCTGATGTTTCATTAATAAAAGGTAGCGTTGTAGATGAATTTGGAAATACCTTCTATAGAGCTGCTACTAAAAATTTCAATCCATATATGGCAATGGCTGCAAAAACAGTTATAGTTGAAGCAGAAAATTTAGTTAAATGTGAAGATTTAAAAAGAGATGCCATAATGACTCCTGGCGTATTAGTAGATTATATCGTTAAGGAGGCGGCTTAATTGATTGTAGATAAAGTTTTAGCAAAAGAGATAATTGCCAAAAGAGTTGCAAAAGAACTAAAAAAAGACCAACTCGTAAACCTTGGAATAGGACTTCCAACTTTAGTAGCAAATTATGTACCAAAAGAAATGAACATTACTTTTGAATCAGAAAATGGCATGGTTGGTATGGCACAAATGGCATCATCAGGTGAAAATGACCCAGATATAATAAATGCTGGCGGGGAATATGTAACATTATTACCTCAAGGTTCATTTTTTGATAGTTCAATGTCTTTCGCACTAATACGAGGAGGACATGTTGATGTTGCTGTTCTTGGTGCTCTAGAAGTTGATGAAAAAGGTAATTTAGCTAACTGGATTGTTCCAAATAAAATTGTCCCAGGTATGGGTGGCGCTATGGATTTAGCAATAGGTGCAAAAAAAATAATAGTAGCAATGCAACATACCGGAAAAGGCAAACCTAAAATCGTTAAAAAATGTACTCTCCCACTTACTGCTAAAGCTCAGGTGGATTTAATTGTTACGGAGCTTTGTGTAATTGATGTAACAAATGACGGCTTACTTTTAAAAGAAATTCATAAAGATACAACTATTGATGAAATAAAATTTTTAACAGATGCAGATTTAATTATTCCAGATAACTTAAAGATTATGGATATATGAATCATTCTATTTTAAATATATAACTTTAAAAATCTTATGTATTAAAAACTAAGAAAAGAGGTTGATTGTTTTATGTTAGAAAGTGAAGTATCTAAACAAATTACAACTCCACTTGCTGCTCCAGCGTTTCCTAGAGGACCATATAGATTTCACAATAGAGAATATCTAAACATTATTTATCGAACTGATTTAGATGCTCTTCGAAAAATAGTACCAGAGCCACTTGAATTAGATGGAGCATATGTTAGATTTGAGATGATGGCTATGCCTGATACAACCGGACTAGGCTCATATACAGAATGTGGTCAAGCTATTCCAGTAAAATATAATGGTGTTAAGGGTGACTACTTGCATATGATGTATCTAGATAATGAACCTGCTATTGCTGTTGGAAGAGAAAGTAGCGCTTATCCAAAAAAGCTTGGCTATCCAAAGCTATTTGTTGATTCAGACACTTTAGTTGGGACACTTAAGTATGGTACATTACCAGTAGCTACCGCAACAATGGGATATAAGCACGAGCCTCTAGATCTTAAAGAAGCCTATGCTCAAATTGCAAGACCCAATTTTATGCTAAAAATCATTCAAGGTTACGATGGTAAGCCAAGAATTTGTGAACTAATATGTGCAGAAAATACTGATATAACTATTCACGGTGCTTGGACTGGAAGTGCACGTCTACAATTATTTAGCCATGCACTAGCTCCTCTTGCTGATTTACCTGTATTAGATATTGTATCAGCATCTCATATCCTAACAGATTTAACTCTTGGAACACCTAAGGTTGTACATGATTATCTTTCCAAAAGTTAAAAAATGATAGCAAAATTGAAACCCATATTCTAATCTCATAAATCATTAAAATATATATAAAAACGGCAGTATCTACAAAAGTACTGTCGTTTTTGCTTATATCTTATTTCTCTAGGCATTAATAATTGAAAAAACTTAAGCAATTTAAAATTAATATCTCTGCCCTTCTTGAAGTAACTTAGTGTATAAAGATCCAAAAGATACATTAACATACACATTTACAAAAATCATTCCAAAAGACATAAATACATCAAAATATTCGGGATGCCAATATTTTATAGCTACTGCCGGAGCTATTACTAATAAGCTCCATCCTATAAAACTTATATATAACCAAAATATTTCTGAAATGTGTCCATCTGTCATTTTAATACTTCTATCAATTGCTTCTTGAATGCTTATATTAGGATGTTCAGCCCATATATAGTATGTCATAGAATATTTTGCAGCTGCTATTATACCTGGGATTATTAATAATAGTGACCATAATAGTGTAAGAATATTTACTGTTAGCGTAATTCCTAATGCTTTAAAGAATTTCTTTGTGCCAGTAAATATATCTGAAAAATTAACTTGTTCTCCTCTAACTATGTTTAATATTATACTAAAATATCCAAATGTAAATAATGCACCAAATATAATTTCTAATATCAAATTCCATATAACACTAGAATCTTGAAATAAGCCTCCTATAATACCTGCGCCACTGTACACTAGCGTACTTAATATTCCAATCTTCCAATTACCTTTCAAACTATATCTTGCACTTTTTCTTATTTCTTTGCTCTCAATATCCATATATCTCCCTCTAAACTTCTCTCAAATTAATAATAAACTAAACCTTTTATCAATCTCCATAAAATATTTTTCTACTAACCTGCTATTTGATTGAGTTCAAATTTAATTATTTATAGTGCTACTAATACTAGTACATATTCTGAAATTTTATATAAAATATCATATTCCTAATTTTACGCAATGTGATATATAAATTTACAATCCAATTGTACTTTTATAAATACAAGACTGTAAGTTTTTAGAATCACGTCCTTTTCAAAATGTAATTTCCAATTTTAAAACCATAATTACTGTAGAAAGGTAACGCTTCATCATTTGCATATACCACATTAATTTGAATATCTGTTATAGCGTTAGATTCAAACCAACTTAAAGCATTTTTCATAAGCTTGTCTCCTATCTTAAGCTTTCGATACTTTTTCTCAACAAATATAGATTCTATTTCTCCCAAATTATTTTCAATTGAGCTTAAACAATATCCTACATAATTTCCCGTTTCATTGTCTAGAAGCATATCTAACTTAACAACACCGTTTTTAGCCTTTTTGCAAATAGATTCTATTCTTTTGTCAAAAGTAAATCTGTCATATTTATCCTTAAAGTGCACAGATTTATTATAGTGAATAGAATTAAGTTGTTCCCATAATGGTTTCATTAACTCAATTTCCTTTATTCCCTTTTCAACAATAGAAATATTCATAAACCCTCCCACTACTCAATTAATATATAATAAAAACTAACTTGCTATATAAACAAATTATAACAGTATTGTAAATAGTGGTAAATCCATTCTCTAATTAATTAATGATAATTTAAGATTATTTTTCTTCATTATGTAAAAGTCTTATTAAATTATCTTTATGTTTATATATCATTAAAATACATGCTATTAAACTGCTTATTATTATTAAAATAGGTGCTTTCATAATTATACACATTAAAGGTATCGTTACCCCTATTGCAATTGACCTTATAGAAACTATACTTGTAAATAAACGCAATATAAAATGAACTGCAACTCCAACCAATGTTGGAATTGGTACAATTACAAAGAATGCACCAATAGTTGTATTAACTCCCTTCCCACCATTAAATCCTAGGAATGGAGTAAAATCGTGTCCCAAAATTACCGCTATAGCAATAATCGAAAGATAAGTATCCATTGACATTTGTAGTTCAAGAATCTTTGCTAAACAAATTCCTAAAGCTACAGGAATTATACCTTTTGAAATATCCACTATTTGCGTAATAATAGATATTTTACGTCCTGCTACTCTATTAACATTTGTAGATCCTATATTCCCACTACCTTTGGTCCTTATATCAATTCCATGCAACTTTTTGATAATTAAGTATCCTGTAGGAATTGAACCACATAAAAAAGATACTATAATTGATAAAATAATAATCATATATTCTCCCTAACTTTATTCTATTTTTTTAATTTATAATAGTGAGATGCCCTAAAATTAGAACAATCCTCCATTATATTTCTTTTGTGCTCTAAACATCATCCTAAATCCCAATACAGCAAATATTACAAAACATATCCATCCATATTTTGTGTTTCCTATTAAATTAATAATGCCTGTCAGTATAATTCCAATTCCCATGATAATGCATCCTTTTCCAACTTCCTCAGTATAAGGTTTCTTATCACTTTCAGCAACCCTTGCATAATGATAATCGTGAATCAATGTTATCTGCTCTTTTTTCCAAATACGCCATCCTAAAAATATAGAAAGTATTCCTAGTGGAATCATTAATATCAAGTTAATCACGTACTCATCTCCCAATTAAATTATTATTTTTTATATTTATCAAATGCTTTTTCTGGATTAAAATGAATATTTTTAAAAAGATATATAAACCAAACTAGAAAAGCAATCCAAAAGCATAATTTACCCAAAAATATTGATGTTATTGCACCAATAAGATATATAATTGAACATGTAAAGCAGAAATTACGTTCATCTTTACTTAAACGAACTTCATCGTATTTTTCTCGTTCTTTCTTAGTTTTTAAATTATATCCCGATATCAGAATACATGCTTCATCTTTAAAAATCAGAAATACCATTCCAAGTAATCCAAAAATAGCTGACATAATAAAGCCAATAATCATGATTTTCCATCTCCTCAAGTAAAAATAGAAAATATCTAGTTTTTAACTAATTTATATTGTAATTAATTCTAACATAAATAGTAAATATCACATTACCCATTTATTATTTTGAATAATGTGATATTTAAAATTCTTATTCATTTATTAAGAGTTATATTAATCTATAAAGCAAACTTTACTCAACAAATTCCTTAAAACCTTCAGAATACTTTGTTGGTTGGAATTCTATTACATCATAATTAGCAACTCCATTTTTATGAAATGGATCTTCACTAATAATTTCATTTACCTCTTCTTTATTTTTTGCGCTGCATAAAATTATTCCACCATCTCTAGGATTTTTTCTCCCTGAGCAGATAAAGTTGTTACTAGCATAGTATTTATTTAAGAATGTAATGTGATCTTTCAAATGCTTTTCAACCTCTTCTAGTGGTTTAACATAAGTTAAATTTACTATAAACATTTTCTTTCCCCCAAGTCTAAATTACAATTTGTTTTATAAATTATAACATACTTGTAAATATCGCACTATTAACTTTTCAAATTACATTATTTAAACTTCTGCCTGCACATTTGTTTTATTATTACAAAAAAATATAATAAACTCTACAAATTAGAAATTGCCTTGCTCAACTGACAAGTTAATTATGTCTTCTTCTGTAATCTTCCGTAATACTCTGCAAGGATTTCCTACTGCAATTACCCCTGCTGGAATATCTTTATTTACTACGCTTCCTGCACCAATAACGCTACCTTTTCCTATAGTAACTCCACCACATACAGTTGCATTAGCACCAATCCATACGTCATCTTCTATTGTAATAGGTTTTGAGGTTCCAATCCCTTCTGCCCTTTGTGTTGGAAATACAGCATGTCCCGAGCAAGCCAAACAAACTCCAGGAGCTATAAATGCATTTGCACCAATGTAAACTGGCGATGTATCTAATATTACACAATTATAGTTAATCACAGCAAGCCCATGGGTATGTATATTAAAACCATAATCGCAACGAAATAACGGCTCAATAAATGTTAGCGGATGGCAAGTTCCAAGCAGTTCTTTTAAAATATTACTTCTCTTTTCTTTTTCTGATGGTCCAGTCTGATTATATTCCCAGCATAATTCTTTCGCTTTTAGTTGTAATTCTGCTGGCATATCTGTGTGCTTTGAGCAATATCCTCTATTTTGTTTCATAATTTCTTTAAAATCCATTATCTTAATTCCTTTCAAATTATGATTTATCTTTTATTTAATTGTAGCATGTTTTGTAAATTATGAACTATTCAGTTTTAAAATCAGATAAAAAATGATAGATAGTAAATACATCTAGCTTACTTTCCCTCCCAGCCTAAATTGCAATTTATCTAACAAATCACCAATTAGTCAACAGATAAATTCCATTCTTATAAATTCACCGTACCCAATAGGAGTATCTTTTTTATATATTTCCTTTACTATAAATCCTGCTCTTTTATAGCATTTAACTGCCCGCTCGTTGAAAGATCGCACCTCTAAATCAATTATTTTGCTTGGATACAAATTAGTACTAGAATATTCTCCATCATATTTCCAATTACAAATTTCTTTTGCATATAATTCTGTAAATTCTTCCAATATCAATCTCATTTCATATCCCCCTGCCCATTTGTCATATCTACACAATGCGAAGCAAAATAACTTCTAAATTATGCTGATAATTAATATTACAGTTTCCATATACATTTACTTTAATCTAATAATCATTTCATGGATTGAGTTATCAACTTTAGTACATAAACCATTAGTATTTGAACCGATAAAATATCCATTTTCACATTCATAATAATTAATAATATACTGTAGAGCTGGGAAATCCTTTGGTGTTAACAACAGAGAATAGGTTGTTACTTTATCGCTTGTTACCCCCATGTCAGAATTTCCATCTGAAGAAGCAGTTTTATAAGCGTAAGAGACTATCTCTTCATTTTCAATGGTTCTATCTATTACTTTTTGTAGACCATCTTCTATAGTATAGTTATATTTTGTTAACTGAAATTTGTTTAAAAAATTGAAATACCTATAATCAAGATTGGTATAAATATTTTTTGAAAGATAGAAACTCACATCACAATTAGCATAGTCATAATATATCCAATCCTTTACATCAAGTCCACTAATCGAGTAGACCTTACTACCATTAATATTTGCTATATTAGTAGAATACTCACTTTTAAGCCTGCTATTACTATCAAAATAACTTTGATTCACTTGAAAGTTTCTTATCGCTGAATATTGCTGATTATTAAATTCAACAATTTTCTTATCTTTATTTTCATTTCTATGAACGATAAAAAAAATAGAAATAAATAAGATAAAAGTTAATATTGTTAAGAAAATAAACTTAATCCTCATATTTTCACACACCCCCTTTTAAACAAGCAGCAAATAATTTTAATTTAACAATACTTTCCTATATTGAATCAATTATAATATTATTGGTAATATCGTATTATTCAGTTTTAAAAAAACATATTTTATATCAATTGCTACATCAAATCTACACATAAAATATAAAAAATGCCCCATTCTTCTCTTCAACTAATGCGACATCTAAATCTAATGTATATTTTGTTTTTATTAATATAAGAAAACTATAACGCAATACTTTTTTGAATCACTTCTTCCACTTTTGCTTTATATTCTTCATTTATCGTAAACTCAATACTTGAATTAATTTTTAAAAAACTGCTAACTTTAAATTCAATTGTATTTGGTGTTGTCCAATTATAACTTCTAATCTTAGACCACTTATAAAAATATCCCGACTTATATATTCCATTTTCTCTTATTTCTAAACTTCTTAATGATTTTATTATATTAGAGATTGAAAATTCTATCCAAAATATATTAGTAACAATATTATTAATAATACCGTTATTTTCGTGTCTAACATAAAGCTTTACCGATTGCCGCAATAATAGGCACCAAACAATTATTGATCCTAACCAAAAAATAGCTAATCCTATTCCTTTTTCTACTTTTAAAATACTTCTGCCATGAATACATGATGTATATAAATCTTTTAATAACATTCTTGTTCCAAGAATAAATAACACTATAGCAAAGATTGAAAATCCATAAAACTCACTCAAGTGATGCACCTCACTATTTAAAATTAAACATTATTAATCTATTATAACATATATTGTAAATATTACATTATTATAAATTTATTTCCTAAATTTATGGTATAATTTTATAAAATGGTATTTAGGAGAAGAACTATGTCAAATATTAAAGTAATTTTTATAGTACTTGTGAATGTATTTATTATTTCACTAAGTTTAATAAAAGGCTACAGTGATAGTAGATATTTTAGCTTAATATTCCTATTTCTTGGAGTATTTAATTATAAATATGTATTTTTAAATACAAAGTTAACTAATCATCAGAGATCCTTTGCTCAATTCTCTATTATAGGTTTTGTTATATTGGCTATTCTTTACAGTTCTTATTTCATGGAATTTTAGTTTTGCATATAAAAAAATCGCAAATTCAATTATTTGAACTGCTCCATTTAAGGTGGACAGATTTTATCTTTTTATCTGTCCACCTTAAATGGAGCATATCAATTTTTAAATAATACGATTTTTTAATTTTCTATTTATTTTTAGTTATTTATAGCTTATGAAAATATGACAGAACTAGATTTAAAACTATTCTGCATCAAACTTACAAACTTGGAATCTGATGTGCTTCAAATCATACTCTTTTACATTACTATTTTTTCTTAACAGGAATCCAGATTTCGCTGTAATAATTCTCATCTTGATTCCCCTTAGGATAATCAGCTATATCAGTGTACATTTCAATATTATAACCTGCTGCAATTTCATAATCCTTGCAATTAGGCAACCATTCTGAGAAGATTTTTCTGTTCATATCTTGCAGAGATTTTGGCATTGCACCCTTGCAAGCAAAAACGGCCCACGTGTGTTTAGGAATAATCTTTGTAACAAAACCATTAGGTATTTCCATGGATGGATTATAATCATCTGCAATCAAATATTCAAACTCATCTGATCCCATGTTCTCATCTATGGATATTCCATACATTCCACACACAAACTTTCCCTTTCCAGCTTCATAATGCTCTGTCCAAAACGGTGGAATTTCTGCAAATGCATTCCCATACTTAAACACCTTTGATACACCCATGACAGTAAACGAATCTTTTTCAACAATCTTGTAATCCATAATATAACCGCCTTCCAATAAAAACTTGATTTTCAGCGGAGCAAATGACTTAATCATCGCCCCATCTTTTCTAACAGCAGTAGGTGTGACACCATGAAATCGAGTAAAAGCTTTTGTGAAACTATCTGGTGATGCATAGCCATATTTTAATGCAATATCAATGATTTTTTCATCAGTAGAAACGAGGTCACTGCCGGCAAGAGTAAGCCTGCGTTGTCTGATATACTCTCCAACCGTAAACCCACAAAGCATTGCAAAGCCTTTCTGGAAATAGAATGGAGACATAAATGTTTTTTCTGCAATATTTTTTATTGTAATCTCTTCTGTAATATTCTCCTCAATATAGCTGATAGCTTCACCTATTCCTTCAATCCATTTCATAATTATCCCCCTGTCTGTACATATATCTTATCTCTTTTCAAACGGTTATTCCCGACTTTTTGTGTTATGTTTTGTCTTTCTAAAAAGACTATCATTAACTTCCCCTCAATCATCACCAAAGGTTTCCATACCTGATAATGGAAATATTAATGTAACTTTAGTTCCTTTGTTAACCTCAGAAACAATTGAAATTTTTAAGCCCAGCTTTAAGCAGAGCTTTTCACATAAATACAAACCCATGCCCGTACTTTTGCTAAATCTTCTTCCATTCTCACCAGTGAAGCCTTTTTCAAAGACTCTATCTATATCTTTCTCTATTATCCCTACTCCATTATCTTCTATAAATAACATTACTGAATTTACTTTTTTCATTGATGATATATTAATTTGAGGATCTCTATTGCTTGAATATTTTATTGAATTTACTATTATCTGATTAATTATAAATTCAGCCCATTTCCCATCGCTATATACATTTTCTTCAATGTCATTTATATTGATTCTTATTTTCTTATGAATGAAATCTCTATAGTTTCTTTTTACTACATTTTTTACTATATCACCTAGACTAATTTGTTTTATTATATAATCTTTATAAGCATTATTACTTCTAGAATAGTAAAGTACCTGTTCCACAAATCTTTCAATTTTGTCTATCTGAAAGTCTATTTTATTAGTTACTTCATTTTGATTATTCTCAATAATAAGCTTTGAAGAAGCTATAGGTGTTTTAATTTCATGGACCCAGGCTTCTAGATATTCTCTATAATCCTCCTGCAGATCCTTATAATATTTTACATGCTCATACATATCTCTGCTTAATTCCTTAAGTATAGAGTTAAACTTTTCTCCTTGTACAGATTCTGCTTCCTTTAGCATCTCTGGAAATAAATATTTCTTGTCCAAATTCTCTAATAAACTTTCAATCCCTTTAAAATACTTTTTATGCTTTATATATTCTAAAGCTATATAAGAGCCCAACGGGAAAAACCATATACAAAAAACAAATACAACTATAATTAGGTTAACATTTATAACAAACATTATTATTGACAATATAATAAACATAAGACTATTACATAGTATTACAATAGCTTTATCTTTAAGAAACTCACTTATAGTCATGGCATAATATACCCCATTCCTCTTCTTGTTTCTATTGGATTTTCTATTCCTATTTCTTCAAGCTTCTTTCTTAATCTATTTATATTAACATTTAAAGTGCTATCGTCTACAAAAAAATCTGCTTTCCAAAGGTACTCCATAAGAGAATCTCTTTTTACTATATTTCCTTTATTATTTATCAAAAATGATAGTATTTTAACTTCATTTTTAGTTAACTCTAGAGAGTTATCTTTATAAATAATCGTTGCATTTGAAAGATTCAAATTAAAATCTCTGTAGCTTAATATACTACTAGTCTTTATGTTTCCATAAGTCCTTTTTAAAATATTAGTTATTCTTGCAAGTAGTATTTCTGTATTATAAGGTTTTGTAATAAAGTCATCTGCCCCTAAATTCATGCTCATCAGTTCATCTACTTCACTATCCCTACTTGTAACTATTATAATTGGAACCTCTGAAGTCTTGCGTATTTCCCTACATATATAATATCCATCATACATAGGCAGATTAATATCTAGCAATATAAGTTCAGCGTTCTCACTTTCAATATAATTTATTATGTTATCCATATCTAAAGGGGCCTTCACTTCATATCCATATCTCTGTAAAAAACTTTGCAATTCCTCCCTTATAACTTCATCATCTTCAATAATAATAATTTTCCTCATCATATCCCCCTACTAGAAATATAAGGTTATCAAATTTTGAAATCCAAAACTTAATAACCTTAATAAATATTATAAAACTAAATGCTATACTTTTCCACAATTTTACTCAATATCATAATAAAGCCTTCACTTTTTCTTTAACTCGCCATTATGGAAAGTAATATATTAAGCACTTACATATGCCATATATATAATAAATATCTATACATC encodes the following:
- a CDS encoding 3-oxoacid CoA-transferase subunit A — protein: MNKLVKLTDLKRIFKDGMTIMVGGFLDCGTPENIIDMLVDLNIKNLTIISNDTAFPNKGIGKLIVNGQVSKVIASHIGTNPETGKKMSSGELKVELSPQGTLIERIRAAGSGLGGVLTPTGLGTIVEEGKKKVTIDGKEYLLELPLSADVSLIKGSVVDEFGNTFYRAATKNFNPYMAMAAKTVIVEAENLVKCEDLKRDAIMTPGVLVDYIVKEAA
- a CDS encoding 3-oxoacid CoA-transferase subunit B is translated as MIVDKVLAKEIIAKRVAKELKKDQLVNLGIGLPTLVANYVPKEMNITFESENGMVGMAQMASSGENDPDIINAGGEYVTLLPQGSFFDSSMSFALIRGGHVDVAVLGALEVDEKGNLANWIVPNKIVPGMGGAMDLAIGAKKIIVAMQHTGKGKPKIVKKCTLPLTAKAQVDLIVTELCVIDVTNDGLLLKEIHKDTTIDEIKFLTDADLIIPDNLKIMDI
- a CDS encoding acetoacetate decarboxylase; this encodes MLESEVSKQITTPLAAPAFPRGPYRFHNREYLNIIYRTDLDALRKIVPEPLELDGAYVRFEMMAMPDTTGLGSYTECGQAIPVKYNGVKGDYLHMMYLDNEPAIAVGRESSAYPKKLGYPKLFVDSDTLVGTLKYGTLPVATATMGYKHEPLDLKEAYAQIARPNFMLKIIQGYDGKPRICELICAENTDITIHGAWTGSARLQLFSHALAPLADLPVLDIVSASHILTDLTLGTPKVVHDYLSKS
- a CDS encoding DUF975 family protein; protein product: MDIESKEIRKSARYSLKGNWKIGILSTLVYSGAGIIGGLFQDSSVIWNLILEIIFGALFTFGYFSIILNIVRGEQVNFSDIFTGTKKFFKALGITLTVNILTLLWSLLLIIPGIIAAAKYSMTYYIWAEHPNISIQEAIDRSIKMTDGHISEIFWLYISFIGWSLLVIAPAVAIKYWHPEYFDVFMSFGMIFVNVYVNVSFGSLYTKLLQEGQRY
- a CDS encoding GNAT family N-acetyltransferase, with amino-acid sequence MNISIVEKGIKEIELMKPLWEQLNSIHYNKSVHFKDKYDRFTFDKRIESICKKAKNGVVKLDMLLDNETGNYVGYCLSSIENNLGEIESIFVEKKYRKLKIGDKLMKNALSWFESNAITDIQINVVYANDEALPFYSNYGFKIGNYILKRT
- the plsY gene encoding glycerol-3-phosphate 1-O-acyltransferase PlsY translates to MIIILSIIVSFLCGSIPTGYLIIKKLHGIDIRTKGSGNIGSTNVNRVAGRKISIITQIVDISKGIIPVALGICLAKILELQMSMDTYLSIIAIAVILGHDFTPFLGFNGGKGVNTTIGAFFVIVPIPTLVGVAVHFILRLFTSIVSIRSIAIGVTIPLMCIIMKAPILIIISSLIACILMIYKHKDNLIRLLHNEEK
- a CDS encoding DUF3784 domain-containing protein; the encoded protein is MINLILMIPLGILSIFLGWRIWKKEQITLIHDYHYARVAESDKKPYTEEVGKGCIIMGIGIILTGIINLIGNTKYGWICFVIFAVLGFRMMFRAQKKYNGGLF
- a CDS encoding DUF3784 domain-containing protein: MIIGFIMSAIFGLLGMVFLIFKDEACILISGYNLKTKKEREKYDEVRLSKDERNFCFTCSIIYLIGAITSIFLGKLCFWIAFLVWFIYLFKNIHFNPEKAFDKYKK
- a CDS encoding YciI family protein; translation: MFIVNLTYVKPLEEVEKHLKDHITFLNKYYASNNFICSGRKNPRDGGIILCSAKNKEEVNEIISEDPFHKNGVANYDVIEFQPTKYSEGFKEFVE
- a CDS encoding sugar O-acetyltransferase, with protein sequence MDFKEIMKQNRGYCSKHTDMPAELQLKAKELCWEYNQTGPSEKEKRSNILKELLGTCHPLTFIEPLFRCDYGFNIHTHGLAVINYNCVILDTSPVYIGANAFIAPGVCLACSGHAVFPTQRAEGIGTSKPITIEDDVWIGANATVCGGVTIGKGSVIGAGSVVNKDIPAGVIAVGNPCRVLRKITEEDIINLSVEQGNF
- a CDS encoding DUF5673 domain-containing protein; its protein translation is MSEFYGFSIFAIVLFILGTRMLLKDLYTSCIHGRSILKVEKGIGLAIFWLGSIIVWCLLLRQSVKLYVRHENNGIINNIVTNIFWIEFSISNIIKSLRSLEIRENGIYKSGYFYKWSKIRSYNWTTPNTIEFKVSSFLKINSSIEFTINEEYKAKVEEVIQKSIAL
- a CDS encoding AraC family transcriptional regulator, which codes for MKWIEGIGEAISYIEENITEEITIKNIAEKTFMSPFYFQKGFAMLCGFTVGEYIRQRRLTLAGSDLVSTDEKIIDIALKYGYASPDSFTKAFTRFHGVTPTAVRKDGAMIKSFAPLKIKFLLEGGYIMDYKIVEKDSFTVMGVSKVFKYGNAFAEIPPFWTEHYEAGKGKFVCGMYGISIDENMGSDEFEYLIADDYNPSMEIPNGFVTKIIPKHTWAVFACKGAMPKSLQDMNRKIFSEWLPNCKDYEIAAGYNIEMYTDIADYPKGNQDENYYSEIWIPVKKK
- a CDS encoding sensor histidine kinase, which produces MTISEFLKDKAIVILCNSLMFIILSIIMFVINVNLIIVVFVFCIWFFPLGSYIALEYIKHKKYFKGIESLLENLDKKYLFPEMLKEAESVQGEKFNSILKELSRDMYEHVKYYKDLQEDYREYLEAWVHEIKTPIASSKLIIENNQNEVTNKIDFQIDKIERFVEQVLYYSRSNNAYKDYIIKQISLGDIVKNVVKRNYRDFIHKKIRININDIEENVYSDGKWAEFIINQIIVNSIKYSSNRDPQINISSMKKVNSVMLFIEDNGVGIIEKDIDRVFEKGFTGENGRRFSKSTGMGLYLCEKLCLKLGLKISIVSEVNKGTKVTLIFPLSGMETFGDD
- a CDS encoding response regulator transcription factor; this translates as MRKIIIIEDDEVIREELQSFLQRYGYEVKAPLDMDNIINYIESENAELILLDINLPMYDGYYICREIRKTSEVPIIIVTSRDSEVDELMSMNLGADDFITKPYNTEILLARITNILKRTYGNIKTSSILSYRDFNLNLSNATIIYKDNSLELTKNEVKILSFLINNKGNIVKRDSLMEYLWKADFFVDDSTLNVNINRLRKKLEEIGIENPIETRRGMGYIMP